CACCGAATCCAGTTCCAAGGGATCCTGCTGTAGCTGCGGGATACAAGAATCGCCTGATCCGGCAGGCCTACGCGCAGTACGGCAAGTCTGATGCAGCGCGCTTTCAGTCCCTCAAGAGGCGAATCCTTGAGATGCACGCGGACCACGTCCAGGAACTCCAACTTCTGGGAGCCGACGACGCAGCGAACCTCACGCTGCTCGACGCGGACGTGAACATGGGGATTGGGCGCCAGATTCGCGCCCAGATCAGGGGCCTCGACGACTACACACCGATCGTAAAGGTCGAGGTGAGAGGGCCGTAATGAACTGGGAATCAAAACTGGCGAAGCTCCGGGGTCTTGAGGGCGAACGGGAGGAGCTTGCGATCATCTTCGGGAGCGCGCCGAGTGCCTCCGCTGAGGCTCTCGATGCGATTCGACGTGACGTTGCAGGCGTGCCTGCGGAGTACATCGACTTCCTTCGTCAGACCGATGGTCTTCAGATCGACATGAATGTCCTCGCAGGCTCTGGAGGATCGGGTTTCCCGAGTCTGAAGCGGCTCGATGCCAGATGGCGACCGGTGATCGGAGAGCGGGGCGGTTGCGTTGTCGGCGAGGACGCAGCGGGCGCCGCATTCCTGGTGACACCGAGCGGGGCGATTTCCTTGGTCGATGCCGACCCACCACATAGGGTGAGGACGATTGCGAGTAGTTTCGAGGAGTTTCTCGGCGAGGTCCTCCTTGGGCCGCGATACCAGGATCTCTTCCCGAATGGGCTTTACGAGGGGAACGAGTGGTGGCCCCTGCTCAGAGCCGAGGGCTGGGCGTAGACGCATCACGTGGCGGTCGATGCCCGGCTCTTCCCGACGTGCCCTGCGAAGAGCACGACCGGAGCGGAGCCCCGCACGGCGCCAGCGGGCGCCGTGGGACGGGGGACGCCCCCG
This portion of the Holophagales bacterium genome encodes:
- a CDS encoding SMI1/KNR4 family protein; translated protein: MNWESKLAKLRGLEGEREELAIIFGSAPSASAEALDAIRRDVAGVPAEYIDFLRQTDGLQIDMNVLAGSGGSGFPSLKRLDARWRPVIGERGGCVVGEDAAGAAFLVTPSGAISLVDADPPHRVRTIASSFEEFLGEVLLGPRYQDLFPNGLYEGNEWWPLLRAEGWA